A window of the Alphaproteobacteria bacterium genome harbors these coding sequences:
- a CDS encoding general stress protein: protein MNTVTATFKNYSAAQHSLLTLESNGFSEEQISVLVADKSKGKSFDIIEATKVPEGAAVGGVAGGIIGAIAAGLTTVGSLVAPGIGVLAVGPIVGAFAGGAAGAATGSLIGALIGFGIPEHEARRYEDEIKNGAVLVAVGTNSHEDAQLVKNIFIGEDAHNIAA from the coding sequence ATGAATACGGTTACTGCTACATTCAAAAATTACTCGGCTGCACAGCATAGCCTGCTAACCCTAGAATCAAATGGTTTTAGCGAAGAGCAGATCAGCGTATTGGTTGCAGACAAGAGTAAAGGAAAAAGCTTCGATATAATTGAAGCTACCAAGGTGCCCGAGGGCGCAGCTGTAGGTGGAGTGGCCGGTGGTATCATCGGTGCAATCGCAGCTGGCCTCACCACCGTAGGTTCGCTGGTAGCACCCGGCATTGGCGTTTTAGCAGTTGGGCCCATAGTTGGTGCATTTGCTGGCGGCGCTGCTGGCGCTGCTACCGGCAGCCTAATCGGTGCATTGATAGGGTTTGGTATTCCAGAACATGAAGCAAGACGTTATGAAGATGAAATTAAAAATGGTGCAGTCTTGGTGGCGGTTGGAACCAACAGCCATGAAGATGCGCAATTAGTTAAGAACATTTTCATTGGAGAAGATGCTCATAATATTGCCGCTTAA
- a CDS encoding DnaJ domain-containing protein, whose product MSWFAVILVIALIILFLRFGLPHMAAITSFGAVAIAWIRRLRQAKISVNKANAAFKKKTAEHIMHTDEARSILGLEANATAEDINKAHHQLIQKNHPDTGGSEYLASKINEARDVLLKELSK is encoded by the coding sequence ATGTCTTGGTTTGCCGTGATTTTAGTAATCGCGTTAATCATACTATTTTTGCGCTTTGGCCTGCCGCATATGGCAGCAATAACCAGCTTTGGCGCGGTTGCAATTGCGTGGATACGTAGACTAAGACAAGCAAAAATAAGTGTAAATAAGGCAAACGCTGCATTCAAGAAAAAAACAGCGGAACACATTATGCATACGGATGAAGCGCGGAGTATTTTAGGTCTAGAAGCCAACGCTACGGCAGAAGATATCAATAAAGCCCATCACCAATTAATTCAAAAAAATCATCCTGATACGGGCGGCTCAGAATATCTCGCAAGCAAAATTAATGAAGCGCGGGATGTATTGCTAAAAGAATTGAGTAAATAG